In one window of Bacteriovorax sp. BAL6_X DNA:
- the xerC gene encoding tyrosine recombinase XerC, whose amino-acid sequence MSKKQQKRENMYIPVPSCRGICKHKNTGNYQATKTIRNKTTRRTFESLRQAKNWLITFNGVDEDQSQERQYASLKEVWDSMQKHHFPTLAKSTKTIWLRRYQLLKTLEHLPMNLITRSKVRSWVEENVEYFKSDFYEGSSRGKAKRCNLDNELNLFTTIFNWYQKHELYEQEAKFLINPVRTEHKKLGIIRPKPVRDMNISVEECLRFFEHLNPLYRDLAMFQYLTASRIGEIAGLQWHRVDFSRNKATIMETCYWDNSSKTFVSLNDSPKNKEPRPFYLTPILKAILLRRQEDRFEGSNFVFHVNGKPLNYGTIQKNYRQAQRRAGIPHSGTHILRHGMAKLARKIGGGLDAVIAMTGHKDFKLADHYSKLDEELNKEVSLKVTEEIKKKMIELGYKDEALPIQNHYHNVIPLSSFRVNQGNQLVID is encoded by the coding sequence ATGAGTAAAAAACAACAAAAGCGTGAAAACATGTATATCCCTGTACCAAGCTGTAGAGGGATATGTAAGCACAAAAACACAGGAAACTACCAAGCGACTAAAACGATACGCAATAAGACTACGAGGAGAACGTTTGAAAGTCTCAGACAAGCTAAGAACTGGCTAATTACTTTTAATGGGGTTGACGAAGACCAAAGTCAAGAAAGGCAATATGCATCCCTTAAGGAAGTCTGGGACTCGATGCAGAAACATCACTTTCCAACACTCGCCAAAAGTACGAAGACAATTTGGTTAAGACGCTATCAACTTTTGAAAACTCTTGAACATCTACCTATGAACCTCATTACGAGAAGTAAAGTAAGGTCTTGGGTTGAAGAAAACGTTGAGTATTTCAAAAGTGACTTTTATGAAGGAAGTTCTCGTGGAAAAGCAAAAAGGTGTAATCTTGATAATGAGCTTAACTTGTTCACCACAATTTTCAACTGGTATCAGAAACATGAGCTGTATGAACAAGAAGCAAAGTTCTTAATTAATCCTGTAAGAACCGAACATAAGAAGCTAGGTATTATTAGACCGAAGCCTGTTAGGGATATGAATATTTCAGTAGAAGAATGTCTTAGATTCTTTGAACATCTTAATCCTCTATACAGAGATTTAGCTATGTTTCAATATCTTACAGCAAGTAGGATTGGTGAAATTGCAGGACTTCAGTGGCATAGAGTTGATTTTTCAAGGAACAAAGCAACAATTATGGAGACATGTTACTGGGATAACTCCTCTAAAACTTTTGTATCTTTGAACGATTCTCCTAAAAACAAAGAACCACGACCTTTCTATTTAACACCAATTTTAAAGGCTATACTTTTAAGGAGACAAGAAGATAGGTTTGAAGGAAGTAACTTTGTTTTTCATGTTAACGGTAAGCCTCTAAATTACGGCACTATTCAGAAGAACTACCGCCAAGCTCAAAGACGAGCAGGTATTCCACACTCAGGTACTCATATATTGAGACATGGAATGGCAAAACTAGCTCGTAAAATTGGTGGTGGACTTGATGCGGTTATAGCAATGACTGGCCATAAGGACTTTAAGTTAGCAGACCACTACTCAAAGCTTGACGAGGAGCTCAATAAAGAAGTTTCTTTAAAAGTTACTGAAGAGATTAAGAAGAAAATGATTGAACTTGGGTATAAAGACGAAGCTTTACCTATTCAAAATCATTATCACAATGTTATTCCACTAAGTAGCTTTAGAGTTAATCAAGGTAATCAGTTGGTAATTGACTGA
- a CDS encoding helix-turn-helix domain-containing protein, whose product MKILAYTTDKRKLFYADAIEEAFGLPIEYLDEIPSQTGVGELLIVELDTIPDELIEEVKYTTLKYVYVVDDFTQRNLNRFLPLGGNLCVLKSMGVDDFIEALFGRFHLMEIYKLFHIISRTDMELFRLINRAGNGEKGKLSDILFGSTSENTMDVGLSRLRKKLRDPEMGNDFFRIITKKGRLYLVNQINHYKIDNYLLVE is encoded by the coding sequence ATGAAAATTTTGGCCTACACCACAGATAAGAGAAAGCTCTTTTATGCAGATGCTATTGAAGAGGCATTCGGTCTTCCTATTGAGTATCTCGATGAAATACCTTCTCAAACTGGAGTAGGTGAACTTCTTATTGTTGAACTTGATACCATTCCTGATGAATTAATCGAAGAAGTAAAATACACCACTCTTAAGTATGTCTATGTTGTCGATGACTTCACCCAAAGAAACCTAAATCGCTTCTTACCACTTGGTGGAAATCTTTGTGTCTTAAAGAGCATGGGAGTGGACGATTTTATCGAGGCCCTCTTTGGCCGTTTTCACTTGATGGAAATTTATAAACTCTTTCACATCATTAGTCGTACCGATATGGAACTCTTTCGCCTCATCAATCGCGCGGGTAATGGAGAAAAGGGAAAGCTCTCTGATATTCTCTTTGGTTCAACGAGTGAGAATACAATGGATGTAGGCCTTAGTCGTCTTAGAAAAAAACTTCGCGATCCGGAAATGGGAAATGACTTCTTTCGTATCATTACAAAGAAGGGCAGACTCTATTTGGTCAATCAAATTAACCACTATAAAATTGATAATTATCTCTTAGTTGAATAA
- a CDS encoding aldehyde dehydrogenase family protein translates to MQNFSQFRSSFVDDEFLYGENSIEVLNKYDQSILNEVDLLASYQYEKVMQSSLNAFEEFQDFDSAQRSKLLFKLADFLEEEASFFSHLICLEAGKPISYAKGEIRRCVETIRLAAEKARHHSSETPDLSYGAGSDKMAMVRHEPEGIIFGISPFNFPLNLALHKIAPALAVGCSIIVKPSPQTPITLLAFAKLLSRVGFPKGVVNIVICEDELAQRFLEDDRINVFSFTGSAKVGWALKALSGKKKCLLELGGNAAVIVNDVEDMEAVTSQIITGSFLYSGQICISTQRVFISSEIFEEFVEQFLEQVETIGSGDPRDESVINGPVINEASLERIHQWVQEAISNGAELLCGGHIIDEDHHIYAPTVLTNTDLDMKVVSEEIFGPVVILEPYDSFSEAIELVNDSKYGLQAGVFTNSLVNMKEASRRIDVGGIIFNNVPGFRMDAMPYGGIKDSGLGREGIAYAMEDYTRKKLILF, encoded by the coding sequence ATGCAAAATTTTTCGCAATTTCGTTCCTCATTTGTGGACGATGAATTTCTTTACGGTGAAAACTCAATAGAAGTTTTAAATAAATACGATCAAAGTATTTTAAACGAAGTGGATCTCTTAGCTTCTTACCAGTATGAAAAAGTTATGCAGTCGTCACTTAATGCATTTGAGGAGTTTCAAGATTTTGATAGCGCACAAAGAAGTAAGTTACTTTTTAAACTTGCTGACTTCTTAGAGGAAGAGGCTTCATTCTTTTCTCATTTAATATGCTTAGAAGCAGGAAAACCAATTAGCTATGCGAAGGGTGAGATTAGACGTTGTGTGGAAACTATTAGACTTGCTGCGGAGAAGGCCCGTCATCACAGTAGCGAAACTCCTGATCTCTCTTATGGAGCAGGATCAGATAAGATGGCCATGGTTCGACACGAACCAGAAGGGATCATTTTTGGTATCTCACCATTTAACTTTCCACTCAATCTAGCTCTTCATAAGATTGCACCAGCTCTTGCTGTTGGTTGTAGTATTATCGTTAAGCCTTCACCGCAAACTCCAATTACTTTACTGGCCTTTGCTAAATTACTTTCACGTGTTGGATTTCCAAAGGGTGTTGTAAATATTGTGATCTGTGAAGACGAACTTGCACAAAGATTCTTAGAAGATGACAGAATTAATGTCTTCTCGTTTACGGGAAGTGCTAAAGTTGGTTGGGCCCTTAAGGCCTTAAGTGGAAAGAAGAAGTGTCTTTTAGAGCTTGGTGGAAACGCCGCCGTTATTGTTAATGACGTTGAGGATATGGAGGCCGTTACGTCACAGATTATTACCGGCTCATTTCTATACTCAGGACAAATTTGTATTTCAACCCAGAGAGTTTTTATCTCCAGTGAGATCTTTGAGGAGTTTGTAGAACAATTTCTTGAGCAAGTGGAGACTATTGGCTCAGGTGACCCTAGAGATGAGAGTGTTATCAATGGGCCTGTGATTAACGAGGCGTCTCTTGAGAGAATTCATCAGTGGGTGCAAGAGGCCATCTCAAATGGGGCCGAGTTACTATGTGGCGGCCATATTATTGATGAAGATCATCATATCTATGCGCCAACAGTCCTAACGAATACAGACTTGGATATGAAGGTGGTTTCAGAGGAAATCTTTGGCCCTGTTGTAATTCTAGAACCTTATGACTCATTCTCGGAGGCCATTGAGCTTGTAAATGATTCAAAATATGGACTCCAAGCTGGTGTTTTTACGAACAGCTTAGTAAATATGAAGGAAGCTAGCCGAAGAATTGATGTTGGAGGAATTATCTTCAATAACGTCCCTGGATTTCGCATGGATGCTATGCCTTATGGAGGGATTAAAGATTCTGGACTTGGCCGTGAGGGGATCGCGTATGCGATGGAAGATTATACTCGTAAGAAGCTAATCTTATTTTAA
- a CDS encoding winged helix-turn-helix domain-containing protein has product MSIKLKAYTSNHKKIFRESEIEALYGAKFEYLDELPFELPPGEILILDLDEITDEFIEKVQYTRVKFVTLVSTLKQNNLNRLLPIGGHLFAVKGIPFEDFMEILTSRIHQMEMFKMLHLVSHTDTELFRFILRAGNGQKSKLSELIFGSTSESTMDVNLSRLRKKLRDPEIGDDFFRIITKSGRLYIVSRLTNYEIPKHLLEKK; this is encoded by the coding sequence ATGTCAATAAAATTAAAAGCTTACACGTCTAATCATAAGAAAATCTTTAGGGAGTCGGAAATAGAGGCCCTCTATGGTGCCAAGTTTGAGTACTTAGACGAACTTCCATTTGAACTTCCTCCGGGCGAAATACTCATTTTAGATTTAGATGAGATCACTGATGAGTTCATTGAAAAGGTCCAGTATACAAGGGTTAAATTCGTGACGCTGGTTAGTACACTTAAGCAAAATAACCTTAATCGCCTCCTGCCAATTGGCGGTCATCTATTTGCAGTGAAGGGGATTCCGTTTGAAGACTTCATGGAGATTCTCACAAGTCGTATTCACCAAATGGAAATGTTCAAGATGCTCCACCTCGTTAGTCATACCGATACTGAATTATTTCGTTTTATCTTAAGGGCCGGAAACGGTCAGAAGTCAAAATTAAGTGAACTTATTTTTGGCTCCACAAGTGAGAGTACAATGGATGTTAACTTAAGCCGCTTAAGAAAGAAGTTACGCGATCCTGAAATTGGAGATGATTTCTTTCGTATTATCACAAAGAGTGGAAGACTCTATATTGTGAGTCGTTTAACGAATTACGAAATTCCAAAACATTTATTAGAAAAAAAATAA
- a CDS encoding recombinase family protein — protein MKSKKAIYLRVSTQRQDLASQRLRAENYCKSQSYSVEDYLIYEDKISGAKSDRIALNKLIEDCRNDLIDTVIVVSLSRLSRSLRHLLDVANELASMSVKLISINEQIDFSTPIGKMILSVTGSIAELEKNQISDRVKRGLEHAKAQGKRIGRERVICRETVISLHKKSLTNIEISKIVKASPSSVSRIIKAYKLGETSAVS, from the coding sequence ATGAAGTCAAAAAAAGCTATCTACCTTAGAGTCTCCACCCAAAGGCAGGATTTAGCATCCCAAAGGCTAAGAGCAGAGAACTATTGTAAATCCCAGAGCTATTCAGTTGAGGACTACCTCATCTATGAAGACAAGATAAGTGGAGCAAAATCAGACAGAATTGCTCTTAATAAACTAATAGAAGACTGTAGAAATGACTTGATTGATACTGTTATAGTTGTTTCCTTATCAAGGCTTTCTCGCTCTCTTAGACACCTTCTTGATGTCGCTAATGAGCTTGCCTCTATGTCCGTAAAACTAATCTCAATAAATGAGCAAATTGATTTTTCTACGCCTATTGGAAAAATGATTCTATCTGTCACAGGGAGTATTGCGGAACTTGAAAAGAACCAAATTTCAGACAGGGTCAAGAGAGGTCTTGAGCATGCAAAGGCTCAAGGAAAGAGGATTGGACGTGAAAGAGTTATTTGTAGAGAGACTGTAATAAGTCTTCACAAGAAATCATTAACTAACATTGAAATATCTAAAATAGTGAAAGCAAGCCCCTCCTCTGTCTCTAGAATTATCAAGGCTTACAAGCTAGGTGAGACTAGTGCCGTATCCTGA
- a CDS encoding NUDIX hydrolase, which yields MEKWIIKERKNVYRGNIFLYETIIATHPTKPIGAGPYDIIRLADWVNIVAITEDDKVVLVKQYRFGKDVITIETPAGAVERGEDPLAAAKRELEEETGYISDEWESLGPVSVNPAFLSNTAHFYLAKNCRPDGKQNFDEDEDIELEFVPVAELKEKLKEVDHSLSELCLSRYLLQS from the coding sequence ATGGAAAAGTGGATTATTAAAGAGAGAAAGAATGTCTATCGTGGCAATATCTTTTTATATGAAACCATTATTGCAACTCATCCAACAAAGCCAATTGGCGCAGGCCCTTATGATATTATCCGTCTTGCCGACTGGGTAAATATTGTCGCCATTACCGAAGATGATAAAGTCGTTCTTGTTAAGCAGTACCGCTTTGGTAAGGATGTTATCACAATAGAGACTCCGGCCGGAGCTGTTGAGCGCGGTGAAGATCCACTTGCTGCTGCAAAGAGAGAGCTGGAGGAAGAGACTGGCTATATCAGTGATGAGTGGGAGAGTCTTGGTCCGGTAAGTGTTAACCCTGCTTTCTTGAGCAACACTGCTCACTTCTACCTTGCTAAAAATTGTCGTCCTGATGGAAAACAAAATTTTGATGAAGACGAGGATATCGAATTAGAATTTGTTCCTGTCGCTGAACTCAAAGAGAAGCTAAAGGAAGTCGATCACTCTTTATCTGAGCTTTGTCTAAGTCGATATCTCCTTCAGTCTTGA
- a CDS encoding toxin-antitoxin system HicB family antitoxin — MAKFKPKKESSEDVAVTLRLPKELHSVLKAYAENEELSLNKMIVQMIEHCLEEANQL; from the coding sequence ATGGCCAAGTTTAAACCCAAGAAAGAAAGTAGTGAGGATGTTGCTGTAACTTTGAGATTACCTAAAGAGTTACATTCTGTTTTAAAAGCTTATGCCGAGAATGAGGAGCTTAGCCTTAATAAAATGATTGTACAGATGATAGAGCATTGTCTAGAAGAAGCTAATCAACTGTAG
- a CDS encoding ABC transporter ATP-binding protein codes for METQSPLHKLINHFKNKRGQIYTASFFSILNKVFDIAPPLLIGLAVDTVVKQEDSFLAGMGVSDKVEQIYILGFLTFVIWALESLFEYLLKLWWRGLAQEVQHDLRMEAYDHLQNLHISFYQDNNSGNLATILNDDINQLERFLDVGANDIIQTLTTVVSIGGIFFYLSPQIALLSLTPVPFILWGSFYFQKKVQPRYQNVRSEAGLLASMLVNNIAGMMTIKSYVAQKFEYDRLEKQSNQYAKANKDAIRVSSSFSPIIRMAVLCGFLFTLIIGGIDVLDGKLEVGSYSVLIFLVQRLLWPLTRLGETFDLYQRSMASTSRVMELIETEVKVTDGGKELQEFKGAVEFSGINFKYDEEDNTGLKDINLKIDEGQTIALVGPTGSGKSTMLKLLQRFYDPQTGAVNFDGHNIRDLKQNSLRSHIGFVSQETYLFHGSVLENIIYGSQGASEVDAMRAAKLAEAHDFIELLPNGYQTIVGERGQKLSGGQRQRIAIARAILKDPKLFIFDEATSAIDNETEAAIQRSLKTITKGRTTVMVAHRLSTIIHADQICVLNEGKIEQRGTHEELIAQEGLYKALWNVQTGAV; via the coding sequence ATGGAAACTCAATCCCCATTACATAAATTAATTAATCATTTCAAAAATAAACGCGGCCAAATCTATACGGCCTCGTTCTTTTCAATCTTAAATAAAGTATTCGACATTGCTCCTCCCCTGTTAATTGGTCTTGCCGTTGACACTGTCGTCAAACAAGAAGACTCATTTCTTGCTGGCATGGGAGTAAGTGATAAGGTCGAGCAAATCTATATCCTAGGTTTTCTCACATTTGTGATCTGGGCCCTTGAGTCCCTCTTTGAATACCTTCTTAAATTATGGTGGCGTGGGTTGGCCCAAGAAGTACAACATGATCTTCGAATGGAAGCCTACGACCATCTTCAAAACCTACATATTTCTTTCTACCAAGATAATAACTCTGGGAATTTAGCGACAATTCTTAATGATGATATCAACCAACTCGAACGCTTTTTAGATGTTGGCGCCAATGATATTATTCAAACGCTAACAACTGTTGTTTCAATCGGTGGAATCTTCTTTTACCTTTCGCCTCAAATTGCCCTGCTCTCACTGACACCAGTGCCATTTATTCTTTGGGGAAGTTTCTACTTTCAAAAGAAAGTACAACCTCGTTATCAAAATGTTAGAAGCGAAGCTGGATTACTTGCTAGCATGCTTGTGAATAATATTGCAGGGATGATGACGATTAAGTCCTACGTTGCTCAAAAGTTTGAGTACGATCGCCTAGAGAAGCAGTCTAATCAATATGCTAAGGCCAATAAAGATGCCATTCGCGTCTCTTCTTCTTTTAGCCCAATCATTAGAATGGCCGTTCTATGTGGATTCCTCTTTACTCTCATCATTGGTGGTATCGACGTTCTTGATGGAAAGTTAGAAGTAGGTTCTTACTCTGTTCTAATCTTCTTAGTTCAAAGACTTCTTTGGCCACTAACAAGACTTGGTGAAACTTTTGATCTTTACCAAAGATCAATGGCCTCAACATCTCGAGTGATGGAGTTAATTGAAACAGAAGTTAAAGTAACTGATGGTGGTAAGGAGCTTCAAGAATTTAAAGGCGCTGTTGAGTTTAGTGGCATTAACTTTAAATACGACGAAGAAGATAATACAGGTCTGAAAGATATCAATCTAAAAATTGATGAAGGCCAAACCATTGCCCTTGTAGGTCCTACAGGTTCAGGAAAGTCCACAATGTTAAAGCTTCTCCAACGCTTCTATGATCCTCAAACAGGGGCCGTAAACTTTGATGGCCACAATATTCGCGATCTAAAGCAGAACTCTCTTCGCTCACATATTGGATTTGTCTCGCAAGAAACATATCTCTTTCACGGAAGCGTATTAGAAAATATCATCTATGGCTCACAAGGTGCATCTGAAGTTGATGCTATGAGAGCGGCAAAGCTTGCTGAGGCCCACGATTTTATAGAGCTTCTACCAAATGGTTACCAGACAATTGTTGGTGAGCGAGGACAAAAACTTTCAGGAGGCCAAAGGCAGCGTATTGCCATTGCTCGTGCCATTTTAAAAGATCCGAAGCTTTTCATTTTCGACGAGGCCACAAGTGCCATCGATAATGAAACAGAAGCGGCCATTCAGCGCTCTCTTAAGACAATCACAAAAGGGCGCACAACAGTCATGGTGGCCCACAGGCTTTCGACAATTATTCATGCAGATCAAATCTGCGTATTAAATGAAGGAAAAATTGAGCAACGTGGAACTCATGAAGAACTCATCGCTCAAGAAGGATTATATAAAGCTCTTTGGAATGTTCAGACAGGAGCAGTCTAA
- a CDS encoding Fpg/Nei family DNA glycosylase, with protein MPELPEVETIKSQLSNVLPMEIQDVVYSDVSDSIVKDKDFNPRGMTLQRVERQGKVLRFFFTDTHGNEWRAISGLGMSGSWRIATEEITEKHTHIKLIGTNAKGPLHLGYIDPRRFGVFHLYSPPNEATWLTRLGPDVSKAEFTLEYLLMLKKERPNKVLKPFLLEQNFFSGVGNYMASEICAHAGVRPTRRMKTLTKLELEKVFMAIRIVLDDSIATGGTTFSGGYQDAFGEKGEGVKNLVVFYQKTCQLCKKSEVKKITLAQRGTYYCPKCQK; from the coding sequence GTGCCCGAGCTCCCGGAGGTCGAGACCATCAAATCACAATTATCCAACGTTCTCCCAATGGAGATCCAAGACGTCGTCTACTCAGATGTGAGTGACTCAATTGTGAAAGACAAGGACTTCAATCCGCGAGGCATGACTCTCCAAAGAGTCGAGCGACAAGGAAAAGTTCTGCGCTTCTTTTTCACCGATACACACGGCAATGAGTGGCGTGCAATTTCAGGTTTAGGAATGTCGGGATCGTGGCGAATTGCAACTGAAGAAATTACAGAAAAGCATACTCATATAAAACTCATTGGTACAAATGCCAAAGGCCCGCTGCACTTGGGCTATATTGACCCGAGACGCTTTGGTGTTTTTCATCTCTACTCTCCACCTAATGAAGCGACTTGGTTAACACGTCTAGGCCCTGATGTTTCTAAGGCTGAGTTCACACTTGAGTATCTTTTGATGCTTAAAAAAGAAAGGCCTAATAAGGTTTTAAAACCATTTCTTTTGGAGCAGAACTTTTTTTCGGGTGTTGGTAATTATATGGCAAGTGAGATTTGTGCTCACGCAGGAGTTCGCCCAACTCGTCGAATGAAAACACTCACAAAGCTTGAGTTAGAAAAAGTTTTCATGGCCATAAGAATTGTTCTCGATGATTCTATCGCAACTGGTGGAACGACTTTTTCAGGGGGCTATCAAGATGCCTTTGGTGAAAAAGGTGAAGGCGTTAAAAATCTAGTGGTCTTTTATCAGAAAACTTGTCAGCTCTGTAAGAAGAGTGAAGTGAAGAAGATTACACTTGCTCAAAGAGGGACCTACTACTGTCCGAAGTGTCAGAAGTAG
- a CDS encoding glycerophosphodiester phosphodiesterase family protein: MAFYLDTYIAHRGLHDDKKPENTMAAFKAAIKYNYAIELDVHLSSDGHVVVFHDETLERLTGSNGKVSQYTLDSLKQLYIKETKEKIPTLKEVLELVNGQVPLIIELKVFEHTGELESEVMKVLQGYEGDYTIQSFNPFTLKWFRKHYPAVILGLLVTRDFSDTTLNPLKQKLLENMTFIPVIRPDYIGLDIDTYSKVQLSIIKHFTFNKIVFWTVRTKEQMRTAKRLGANIIFENIKP, encoded by the coding sequence ATGGCATTCTATCTCGATACATATATTGCCCATCGTGGTTTGCACGACGACAAAAAACCTGAAAATACAATGGCCGCTTTCAAGGCGGCCATTAAATATAATTACGCTATTGAATTAGACGTCCACTTATCAAGTGATGGCCATGTGGTGGTCTTTCATGATGAAACTCTTGAGCGTCTAACTGGTAGCAACGGAAAGGTCTCTCAGTACACGCTTGATAGCCTAAAGCAACTCTATATCAAAGAAACAAAAGAGAAGATTCCAACGCTTAAGGAAGTTTTGGAGTTAGTAAACGGGCAAGTTCCACTTATTATTGAACTTAAGGTTTTTGAGCATACAGGAGAGCTTGAGTCAGAAGTGATGAAGGTCCTTCAAGGATATGAAGGGGATTATACAATTCAATCCTTTAATCCATTTACCTTAAAGTGGTTTCGCAAGCACTATCCGGCCGTGATCTTAGGCCTTCTTGTCACAAGAGACTTTAGTGACACGACTCTAAACCCTCTCAAGCAGAAGCTCTTAGAAAATATGACTTTCATTCCTGTTATCAGGCCTGACTATATTGGCCTTGATATCGACACATACTCAAAGGTACAGCTTAGTATCATCAAACATTTTACTTTTAATAAAATTGTCTTTTGGACAGTAAGAACTAAAGAACAAATGAGGACAGCTAAGCGTTTAGGTGCTAATATAATATTTGAAAATATTAAACCTTGA
- a CDS encoding NYN domain-containing protein gives MEIFINQTVAILIDGNNIERSIHSVTNNSNTMVNFDTLIPKLLDNRGLNRLIYFREGKNISSKLTERLHNHYYGSVIPCHKSADIPLTIKATQLASKVDTIIILSGDSDYIELVRHLRSEGVRVEIASIPETTSSLLVEEADYYHEIDESDWFELQGQSRQARPKKYSKNKRN, from the coding sequence ATGGAAATTTTCATTAATCAAACTGTTGCCATCCTAATCGATGGCAACAATATCGAAAGAAGTATTCACAGCGTAACAAATAACTCAAATACGATGGTTAATTTTGATACGCTCATCCCAAAACTCCTAGATAATCGCGGTCTGAACCGCCTGATCTATTTTAGAGAGGGTAAGAATATCTCTTCTAAACTTACTGAGCGATTACATAATCACTACTACGGTTCGGTTATCCCTTGCCACAAGAGTGCTGATATCCCTCTGACTATTAAAGCGACACAGCTGGCCTCAAAAGTTGATACAATTATCATCCTTTCAGGAGACTCTGACTATATCGAGCTTGTTCGCCACTTAAGATCAGAAGGTGTTCGTGTTGAAATCGCCTCGATCCCAGAAACGACTTCTAGCCTTCTTGTGGAAGAAGCCGATTATTATCATGAAATTGATGAAAGTGATTGGTTTGAACTGCAAGGTCAATCAAGACAGGCAAGGCCAAAGAAGTATAGTAAGAATAAGCGTAACTAA
- a CDS encoding helix-turn-helix transcriptional regulator — translation MKMQLSINLRTLLSEFDWSVPKLAKESGVNTQTIHNWLKGQSPRDLGQVKLVANTLSVSLDDLCFSTIEEKSKEVIKQFQDEIYAGRFEVVLRPIKE, via the coding sequence ATGAAGATGCAACTATCTATAAATCTAAGAACTTTATTATCAGAGTTTGATTGGTCTGTTCCAAAGCTAGCAAAAGAATCAGGGGTGAATACTCAGACAATTCACAACTGGCTTAAAGGTCAATCTCCTAGAGACTTAGGACAAGTCAAATTAGTGGCAAATACTCTCTCTGTAAGCTTAGATGACCTATGCTTTAGTACTATTGAGGAGAAGTCAAAAGAAGTTATCAAGCAGTTTCAAGATGAAATCTACGCAGGAAGATTTGAAGTAGTACTAAGACCAATTAAAGAATAA